The following proteins are encoded in a genomic region of Roseinatronobacter sp. S2:
- a CDS encoding DNA polymerase III subunit chi produces the protein MGKVMFYHLTRNPLEVTAQMLLERAHQTGWRVTVRGRDPATLARLDETLWLGDKASFLPHGMAGGAHDADQPVLLTSEHACPNDPACLMVIDKADAAPHEANGLERLWILFDGNDPDATAHARAQWKAVTAAGVQAEYWSEDSGRWQMKAQSGT, from the coding sequence ATGGGCAAGGTCATGTTCTACCACCTGACCCGCAACCCGCTGGAAGTGACCGCCCAGATGCTGCTGGAGCGCGCCCATCAGACCGGATGGCGCGTGACGGTTCGCGGGCGCGACCCCGCCACACTGGCGCGGCTGGATGAAACCCTGTGGCTGGGCGACAAGGCGTCGTTCCTGCCGCATGGCATGGCGGGGGGCGCGCATGACGCCGACCAACCCGTATTGCTGACCAGTGAGCATGCCTGCCCCAACGACCCCGCCTGCCTGATGGTCATCGACAAGGCCGATGCGGCCCCGCATGAAGCCAATGGGCTGGAACGGCTGTGGATATTGTTTGACGGCAACGATCCGGACGCGACCGCGCATGCGCGCGCCCAATGGAAGGCCGTGACAGCCGCAGGCGTTCAGGCCGAATACTGGTCGGAAGACAGCGGGCGCTGGCAGATGAAAGCCCAGTCCGGCACATAG
- the cueR gene encoding Cu(I)-responsive transcriptional regulator, translating into MNISEAGRRAGLPAKTIRFYEDIGLIQPARMENGYRDFSEEDLHRLAFLRRARALGFSVEECRQLLGLYQDRTRTSADVKRLARQHLQRVDDQLAELQQMRATLAHLIQACSGDQSPDCPILADLAQPARG; encoded by the coding sequence ATGAATATTTCCGAAGCCGGACGCAGGGCAGGACTGCCCGCCAAGACGATCAGATTCTACGAAGATATCGGGTTGATCCAGCCTGCGCGTATGGAAAACGGCTACCGCGATTTCAGTGAAGAAGACCTGCACCGGCTGGCATTTCTGCGTCGCGCGCGCGCGCTTGGCTTCTCGGTCGAGGAATGCCGCCAGTTGCTGGGGCTGTATCAGGACAGAACCCGCACCAGCGCGGATGTGAAACGCCTTGCGCGCCAGCATTTGCAGCGTGTGGATGACCAGCTGGCAGAATTGCAGCAGATGCGCGCGACACTGGCCCATCTTATTCAGGCCTGCTCTGGCGATCAAAGCCCCGATTGCCCGATACTTGCTGATCTGGCGCAACCGGCCAGGGGGTAA
- a CDS encoding leucyl aminopeptidase gives MSQSNDRPNTGPLSPEFLPFDLDSIVAHSGHVVVFSDADARLPRAARRADKLTRGAVSRAVGSADFAALEPGGALVLNWPAGMQAQSLQIVRLGRRADKAALRKAGLTVGKSLSKAPALICADAMPLPDMLQAIALRAYQYQAQKSDPKPDFGALSVMMRDTDKAAECADALALARAVHLTRDLVNAPANVLTTTSFADQISDMQALGLKVEILDEDELARLGMRALLAVGQGSESPSKLAILHWQGAEGAPLAVVGKGVMFDTGGVSIKPAAGMEDMTMDMGGAAVTVGLMQALATRKARANVVGLVGLVENMPDGRAQRPGDVVRSMKGDMIEVINTDAEGRMVLADVLWYAQDRFAPRAVIDLATLTGAIIIALGHDKAGVFSNNDALANAFLKAADQVGEGAWRMPLGAGYDKLISSRIADVKNSGGRPAGSITAAQFLQRFIKPETPWIHLDIAGVALTKSDSAHAPGGASGWGVLGLDALIRAEFEDG, from the coding sequence ATGTCCCAATCTAACGACCGTCCCAACACTGGCCCCCTGTCGCCAGAATTCCTGCCATTCGATCTGGACAGTATCGTGGCCCATTCCGGCCATGTTGTCGTGTTTTCCGATGCGGATGCCAGATTGCCCCGCGCCGCACGCCGCGCCGACAAACTGACGCGCGGGGCGGTGTCGCGCGCGGTGGGCAGTGCAGATTTCGCAGCACTGGAACCGGGTGGCGCATTGGTTCTGAACTGGCCCGCGGGCATGCAGGCACAATCCCTGCAAATTGTGCGTCTGGGCAGACGTGCCGACAAGGCAGCGCTGCGCAAGGCCGGGCTGACTGTCGGAAAATCGCTGTCCAAAGCGCCTGCCCTGATCTGCGCGGATGCCATGCCCCTGCCCGACATGCTGCAAGCCATCGCATTGCGCGCCTATCAGTATCAGGCGCAGAAATCGGACCCGAAACCCGATTTCGGCGCGCTTTCGGTCATGATGCGCGACACCGACAAGGCTGCTGAGTGCGCCGATGCGCTGGCTCTGGCGCGCGCGGTTCACCTGACCCGCGATCTGGTCAATGCGCCTGCCAATGTGCTGACCACCACCAGTTTCGCCGACCAGATCAGCGACATGCAGGCCCTGGGCCTGAAGGTGGAAATTCTGGACGAAGATGAACTGGCCCGCCTTGGCATGCGCGCCCTGCTGGCGGTCGGGCAAGGATCGGAAAGCCCGTCAAAACTGGCAATCCTGCACTGGCAGGGGGCCGAAGGGGCACCGCTGGCCGTTGTCGGCAAGGGTGTGATGTTCGATACGGGTGGTGTGTCCATCAAACCCGCGGCGGGCATGGAAGACATGACCATGGATATGGGCGGCGCGGCCGTCACCGTGGGGCTGATGCAGGCGCTGGCGACACGCAAGGCGCGCGCCAATGTCGTGGGGCTGGTGGGGCTGGTGGAAAACATGCCCGATGGCCGCGCCCAACGCCCGGGCGACGTGGTGCGGTCCATGAAGGGCGACATGATCGAAGTGATCAACACCGACGCCGAAGGGCGCATGGTGCTGGCAGACGTGCTTTGGTATGCGCAGGACCGTTTTGCCCCGCGCGCCGTGATCGACCTTGCCACACTGACCGGCGCCATCATCATCGCGCTGGGGCATGACAAGGCAGGCGTCTTTTCAAATAATGACGCGCTGGCCAATGCCTTTTTGAAAGCCGCAGATCAAGTGGGTGAAGGGGCATGGCGCATGCCGCTTGGCGCGGGCTATGACAAGCTGATTTCGTCGCGGATTGCGGATGTCAAGAATTCGGGCGGACGGCCTGCGGGGTCAATCACGGCCGCGCAGTTCCTGCAACGCTTCATCAAGCCCGAAACCCCGTGGATACATCTGGATATTGCCGGTGTCGCGCTGACAAAATCCGACAGTGCGCATGCCCCCGGTGGCGCGTCGGGCTGGGGGGTGCTGGGCCTGGATGCCCTGATCCGCGCGGAATTCGAGGACGGCTGA
- a CDS encoding MipA/OmpV family protein, whose amino-acid sequence MSLSRKFLAPLVIAAVGLTALPAVAQDRALAFSLTGGIASAPKYFGAGSNRIAPGGSFGFTGLNFGRVQIGDPDGPAQFATGTGLRGSLRFIPKRKGEKELDGLDDVKASLEIGAGVHHTTEFWQVFADLRYGVIGHKAVAGELGANAIYRGADGLVVHAGPRAGFGNSRFMRSYFGVTAAESDASGLASYTPSGGVHSVGFEIGMYQPLNEDWGITGALRYDRLRGDAGNSPIVRQGSRDQIGASIGVTRHFNFRF is encoded by the coding sequence ATGTCCCTATCCCGGAAATTCCTTGCACCGCTGGTCATAGCAGCCGTGGGCCTGACGGCGCTGCCCGCTGTGGCGCAGGACCGCGCGCTTGCGTTTTCGCTGACCGGTGGCATTGCCAGCGCGCCCAAATATTTCGGCGCAGGCAGCAACCGCATCGCGCCCGGCGGGTCGTTCGGGTTCACGGGGCTGAATTTTGGCCGCGTGCAGATTGGCGACCCTGACGGCCCCGCACAATTCGCCACAGGCACGGGGTTGCGCGGGTCGCTGCGCTTTATCCCCAAACGCAAGGGCGAAAAGGAACTGGACGGGCTGGATGACGTGAAAGCGTCGCTGGAAATTGGCGCGGGTGTCCATCACACAACCGAATTCTGGCAGGTTTTTGCCGATCTGCGCTATGGCGTGATCGGGCATAAGGCGGTTGCGGGCGAATTGGGCGCGAACGCAATCTATCGGGGTGCGGACGGTCTGGTGGTGCATGCAGGCCCGCGCGCGGGCTTTGGCAATTCGCGCTTCATGCGCAGCTATTTCGGTGTCACGGCTGCGGAATCCGATGCCTCGGGACTGGCGTCCTACACGCCATCAGGCGGGGTGCATTCGGTCGGGTTTGAAATTGGCATGTATCAGCCCCTGAATGAAGACTGGGGCATTACCGGCGCGCTGCGCTATGATCGGCTGCGCGGCGATGCGGGAAATTCGCCGATTGTGCGTCAGGGCAGTCGCGACCAGATCGGGGCCTCTATCGGGGTGACGCGGCATTTCAACTTCCGTTTCTGA
- a CDS encoding septum formation initiator family protein, whose protein sequence is MKNPRPAIGAFFYFGTASVLAIYFTFAAVQGAFGLFNRVQIEAEIAELQVTRDKLAVELRELENRTRRLSDGYLDLDLLDERARNVLGLVRPDEIVIR, encoded by the coding sequence ATGAAGAACCCCCGCCCCGCAATAGGCGCCTTTTTCTACTTTGGCACCGCAAGCGTGCTGGCCATCTATTTTACCTTTGCGGCGGTGCAAGGGGCGTTTGGTCTGTTCAACCGTGTCCAGATCGAAGCGGAAATTGCCGAGTTGCAAGTGACACGCGACAAGCTGGCGGTTGAACTGCGCGAGTTGGAAAACCGCACGCGCCGCCTGTCCGACGGATATCTTGATCTGGACCTGCTGGACGAACGCGCGCGCAACGTGCTTGGGCTGGTGCGCCCTGACGAGATTGTCATTCGCTGA
- a CDS encoding DUF1330 domain-containing protein — protein MPKAYWVAHVDVKDTDAYAAYIRANAAAFEKYGAKFIIRGGAQSQIEGSSRARTVVIEFADMATARACYHSAEYQSAKAFRATCSMADLVIVEGYGD, from the coding sequence ATGCCCAAAGCCTATTGGGTGGCTCATGTTGATGTCAAAGACACCGATGCCTATGCGGCGTATATTCGCGCAAATGCCGCCGCCTTTGAAAAATATGGCGCTAAATTCATCATCCGGGGCGGGGCGCAGTCCCAGATCGAAGGGTCAAGCCGTGCGCGCACGGTTGTGATAGAGTTTGCAGATATGGCAACCGCACGCGCCTGCTACCACAGCGCGGAATACCAGTCGGCCAAGGCATTTCGCGCGACATGCTCGATGGCGGATCTGGTGATCGTCGAAGGGTATGGCGACTGA
- a CDS encoding d(CMP) kinase yields MQFTVAIDGPAAAGKGTISRALAREFGFAHLDTGLLYRAVGAKGGNAVLAAQGLTPDDLARSDLRSLEAGEAASQVAAIPEVRAALTAFQREFARRDGGAVLDGRDIGTVICPLAEVKLFVTASAETRARRRWLEAGEGAASYEDVLRQVRERDARDMGRADAPLCPAEDAVILDTTEMSIPQAVDAAKASVAAKLAELQGQKHQ; encoded by the coding sequence ATGCAGTTCACTGTCGCCATTGATGGCCCTGCCGCCGCAGGTAAAGGCACAATAAGTCGTGCGCTGGCCCGTGAATTCGGCTTTGCCCATCTGGATACGGGGCTTTTGTATCGCGCGGTTGGTGCCAAGGGCGGCAATGCCGTTCTGGCGGCGCAAGGGCTGACACCGGATGATCTGGCGCGCAGCGATCTGCGCAGTCTTGAAGCGGGCGAAGCGGCCAGTCAGGTTGCAGCGATCCCCGAAGTGCGCGCCGCACTGACAGCGTTCCAGCGGGAATTTGCGCGCCGCGATGGTGGTGCCGTTCTGGACGGGCGCGATATTGGCACCGTGATTTGTCCGCTGGCCGAGGTGAAACTGTTTGTCACCGCCAGTGCCGAAACACGCGCCCGCCGCCGCTGGCTTGAAGCGGGCGAGGGGGCGGCAAGCTATGAAGATGTGCTCAGGCAGGTGCGCGAACGTGATGCGCGCGACATGGGGCGCGCCGATGCGCCGTTATGCCCAGCCGAGGACGCCGTGATTCTTGACACGACAGAGATGAGCATCCCGCAGGCCGTTGACGCTGCCAAGGCCAGCGTTGCCGCCAAGCTGGCGGAATTGCAGGGGCAAAAACACCAATAA
- a CDS encoding heavy metal translocating P-type ATPase, with protein MNVHPADMTETRSFNLDGLSCAGCVRRAETALNAVEGVQDASVNLTLAQATVQARADVALEDIQKALRKAGYPMRSTRIDLELDNMTCASCVARVEAALGANPSVLRASVNLNTARAQVDMLDGQGDPKELVRLLEKAGYPARVLSDTGAGGTDPRARQQAEAAAMRVKFLIAAVLTLPVFVLEMGGHAFPPFHHWLHHTIGMQALWVVQFVLTTAVLAGPGRVFFMRGLPALWRAAPDMNSLVAVGTGAAWGFSVIATFAQGILPEGTRAVYYEAAAVIVTLILLGRWLEARAKGRTGAAIARLVGMQPKSARVLRDGAEVDIPTAELTAGDVVLVRPGERIPGDGELTEGDALIDESMITGEPLPVSKGQGDTLVGGTVNGAGAFRMTITRTGADTVLAQIIRMVEGAQGAKLPVQALVDKVTMYFVPVVIGVAVLTVLVWLVFGPDMTFALVAGVSVLIIACPCAMGLATPTSVMVGTGRAAELGVLFRKGSALQLMDRVQGVAFDKTGTLTDGRPVLTALEAVGDADHALALAAALEGQSEHPIGRAIVAAAREKGLQLPEISAFKSLTGLGVRALNDGQDVLLGAERLMVQEGVTLGALRDKAQDLAGKGHTPLYLAQGGQVLAMIAVADQPKAGARQMVAALQAQGLHVAMISGDARATADAIARDLGITHVVAEVMPKGKVDALEALRADWGSVAFVGDGINDAPALAEADVGIAIGTGTDVAVETADVVLASGDPRGVVQALDVSRRTMRNIRQNLFWAFAYNTALIPVAAGVLYPAMGVLLSPMLAAGAMALSSVFVLSNALRLRFMPAVMQATKQGAS; from the coding sequence ATGAATGTTCACCCTGCCGATATGACCGAAACGCGGTCTTTTAATCTTGATGGCTTGTCCTGCGCGGGATGTGTGCGGCGCGCCGAGACAGCGCTGAACGCGGTCGAGGGGGTGCAGGACGCAAGCGTCAATCTGACCCTTGCGCAAGCGACGGTTCAGGCGCGCGCGGATGTCGCGCTGGAGGACATCCAGAAGGCGCTGCGCAAGGCGGGTTACCCGATGCGCAGCACACGCATTGATCTGGAACTGGACAACATGACCTGTGCATCCTGCGTGGCACGGGTTGAAGCGGCGCTTGGCGCCAACCCTTCGGTGCTGCGCGCCAGTGTCAACCTGAACACCGCGCGCGCGCAGGTCGATATGCTGGACGGGCAGGGCGACCCCAAGGAACTGGTGCGCCTGCTGGAAAAAGCCGGCTATCCGGCGCGGGTGCTGTCGGATACGGGCGCGGGCGGCACAGACCCGCGCGCGCGCCAGCAGGCGGAAGCGGCAGCGATGCGCGTGAAATTCCTGATTGCGGCTGTGCTGACCCTGCCTGTTTTTGTGCTGGAAATGGGGGGGCATGCCTTTCCACCCTTTCACCACTGGTTGCACCATACGATTGGCATGCAGGCATTGTGGGTGGTGCAATTCGTGCTGACCACCGCAGTGCTGGCAGGGCCGGGGCGGGTGTTCTTTATGCGGGGCCTGCCTGCATTGTGGCGCGCAGCACCGGATATGAACAGCCTTGTGGCCGTCGGCACGGGGGCGGCATGGGGGTTTTCGGTGATTGCGACATTCGCGCAGGGTATATTGCCCGAAGGCACGCGCGCCGTTTATTATGAGGCGGCAGCGGTGATCGTCACCCTAATTTTGCTGGGCCGCTGGCTGGAAGCGCGCGCCAAAGGGCGCACCGGCGCGGCAATAGCGCGGCTTGTCGGCATGCAGCCGAAATCAGCGCGCGTGCTGCGCGACGGTGCGGAGGTGGACATTCCAACCGCGGAACTGACCGCGGGCGATGTGGTTCTGGTGCGCCCCGGTGAACGTATCCCCGGTGATGGTGAACTGACCGAAGGTGACGCGCTGATCGATGAAAGCATGATCACAGGGGAACCGCTGCCTGTGTCCAAAGGGCAGGGCGACACGCTTGTGGGCGGCACAGTGAACGGGGCGGGGGCGTTTCGCATGACCATCACCCGCACCGGTGCCGACACGGTTCTGGCGCAGATCATTCGCATGGTCGAAGGGGCGCAGGGCGCGAAATTGCCGGTGCAGGCGCTGGTGGACAAGGTGACGATGTATTTCGTGCCCGTCGTCATCGGGGTTGCGGTTCTGACGGTGCTGGTCTGGCTGGTATTCGGGCCGGATATGACGTTCGCACTGGTGGCGGGGGTGTCGGTGCTGATCATTGCCTGCCCCTGCGCAATGGGGCTGGCCACGCCCACATCGGTGATGGTTGGAACAGGCCGCGCAGCCGAACTGGGCGTGTTGTTTCGCAAGGGCAGCGCGCTGCAACTGATGGACCGCGTCCAAGGCGTGGCGTTCGACAAGACCGGCACCCTGACCGATGGCCGCCCCGTCCTGACCGCGCTGGAGGCTGTGGGCGATGCGGATCACGCGCTGGCACTTGCCGCCGCACTGGAAGGGCAGTCCGAGCACCCGATCGGGCGCGCCATCGTGGCGGCGGCGCGCGAAAAGGGCTTGCAGCTGCCCGAAATCAGCGCCTTCAAATCACTGACAGGGCTGGGCGTGCGCGCACTTAATGACGGGCAGGACGTGCTTTTGGGGGCCGAACGGCTGATGGTGCAAGAAGGTGTCACGCTTGGCGCGTTGCGCGACAAGGCGCAGGACTTGGCAGGCAAAGGCCATACGCCGCTGTATCTGGCGCAGGGCGGGCAGGTGCTGGCCATGATTGCCGTGGCCGACCAGCCGAAGGCAGGCGCGCGCCAGATGGTTGCGGCCCTTCAGGCGCAGGGTCTGCATGTCGCGATGATTTCCGGCGATGCCCGCGCCACTGCCGACGCGATTGCCCGCGATCTGGGCATTACCCATGTCGTGGCCGAAGTGATGCCCAAGGGCAAGGTTGACGCACTGGAGGCACTGCGCGCCGACTGGGGCAGTGTGGCATTTGTGGGCGATGGCATCAACGACGCCCCCGCACTGGCCGAAGCGGATGTGGGCATCGCCATTGGCACCGGAACCGATGTTGCCGTGGAAACCGCAGATGTGGTTCTGGCCTCGGGCGATCCGCGCGGCGTGGTCCAGGCGCTGGACGTGTCGCGCCGCACCATGCGCAATATCCGCCAGAATCTGTTCTGGGCGTTCGCGTATAACACCGCGCTTATTCCTGTGGCAGCGGGGGTGTTGTATCCGGCGATGGGGGTGCTGTTGTCGCCCATGCTGGCCGCAGGGGCAATGGCACTTAGTTCGGTATTTGTGCTATCAAATGCGTTGCGGCTGCGGTTCATGCCAGCCGTAATGCAGGCCACAAAACAGGGGGCGTCATGA